One window of the Buchnera aphidicola (Meitanaphis flavogallis) genome contains the following:
- the glyQ gene encoding glycine--tRNA ligase subunit alpha, protein MNNITTFNQIIFKLKNYWKNQNCTIIQPLDIPVGAGTFHHKTFFGTIGPEPTSIAYVQASRRPSDGRYGKNPNRLQHYYQFQVIIKPAPNNIQNLYLKSLKSLNINFKNNDIRFIEDNWENPTLGACGQGWEVWINGMEITQFTYFQQMGGINCDPISIEITYGLERIAMHIQNKDSIYQIIWENNKKCITYGDLFLQNEFENSIYNFEYSNVDICLNLFNIHMKEAQKIICLSHPLLLPAYEHALYGIHYFNLLDAKKSFSTTERQQHILHIRTIIKTIAKQYYHLRQQSELPLL, encoded by the coding sequence ATGAACAATATAACAACATTCAATCAAATAATTTTTAAATTAAAAAACTATTGGAAAAATCAAAATTGTACGATTATTCAACCACTAGATATACCTGTAGGAGCGGGAACTTTTCATCACAAAACTTTTTTTGGAACAATTGGACCTGAACCAACTTCTATTGCATATGTACAAGCATCAAGAAGACCGTCTGATGGAAGATATGGAAAAAATCCCAATCGATTACAACATTATTATCAATTTCAAGTAATTATCAAACCTGCACCAAATAACATTCAAAATTTATATTTAAAATCATTAAAATCTTTAAATATAAATTTTAAAAATAATGATATACGTTTTATAGAAGACAATTGGGAAAATCCAACATTAGGAGCATGTGGACAAGGATGGGAAGTATGGATTAATGGCATGGAAATTACACAATTTACTTATTTTCAACAAATGGGTGGGATAAATTGCGATCCGATTTCCATAGAAATAACATACGGTTTAGAGCGAATAGCTATGCATATACAAAATAAAGATAGTATATATCAAATTATCTGGGAAAATAATAAAAAATGTATTACTTATGGTGATCTATTTTTACAAAACGAATTCGAAAATTCTATATACAATTTTGAATATTCTAATGTTGATATTTGTTTAAACTTATTTAACATACATATGAAAGAAGCACAAAAAATAATATGTTTATCTCATCCATTGCTACTCCCAGCATACGAGCACGCACTATACGGGATACATTACTTTAATTTATTAGATGCAAAGAAATCTTTTTCTACTACCGAACGTCAGCAACATATTTTGCATATTCGAACAATTATCAAAACTATTGCTAAACAATATTATCATTTAAGACAACAATCGGAACTTCCTCTTTTATAA
- the nfo gene encoding deoxyribonuclease IV — MRYIGAHVSIAGGLDQAVIRAKKLKATAFALFTNNPLRWTTTMLKDTHIEKFKVACKTLNYSSDQILPHSGYLINLGNPFDDCLNKSRMAFIDEITRCQKLELKLLNFHPGSHLNKISEKKCLERISDSINLALEKTSLVKLVIENTAGQGTNVGYSFEHLTSIINRIEDKTRIGVCLDTCHLFSSGYDLRTRYSCEETFKHFDDVVGFSYLCGMHFNDSKSIFNSNIDRHYSLGKGSIGTLAFTWIMKNINCNNFPIILETTDSSLWKQEIQWLNSL, encoded by the coding sequence ATGAGATATATAGGAGCTCATGTTAGTATTGCAGGAGGTTTAGATCAAGCAGTGATTAGAGCTAAAAAATTAAAAGCTACTGCTTTTGCATTATTTACTAACAATCCTTTGAGATGGACTACAACGATGTTAAAAGATACACATATTGAAAAATTTAAAGTTGCATGTAAAACTTTAAATTATAGTTCAGATCAAATTTTACCTCATAGTGGTTATTTGATTAATTTAGGAAATCCGTTTGACGACTGTTTAAATAAATCTAGAATGGCATTTATTGATGAAATAACAAGATGTCAGAAATTAGAGTTAAAATTATTAAATTTTCATCCAGGAAGTCATTTAAATAAAATTAGCGAAAAAAAATGTTTAGAACGCATTTCTGATTCAATTAATTTAGCATTAGAAAAAACTTCTTTAGTTAAATTAGTAATAGAAAATACAGCTGGACAAGGAACAAATGTTGGTTATTCTTTTGAGCATTTAACATCAATTATTAATAGAATAGAAGATAAAACTCGTATTGGAGTTTGTTTAGATACATGTCATTTGTTTTCTTCTGGATATGATTTACGTACAAGATATTCGTGCGAGGAAACTTTCAAACATTTTGATGATGTTGTAGGATTCAGTTATTTATGTGGAATGCATTTTAATGATTCTAAATCAATCTTTAATAGTAACATTGATAGACATTATAGTTTAGGTAAAGGAAGTATTGGAACATTAGCTTTTACTTGGATTATGAAGAACATAAACTGTAATAATTTTCCAATTATATTAGAAACTACAGATTCAAGTTTATGGAAACAGGAAATTCAGTGGCTCAATTCATTATAA
- the rplY gene encoding 50S ribosomal protein L25 has product MITINVNKRKKEGKSSSRRLRLNNKFPAVIYCYSKSNICIELDHNIISNIIFKFDIYKEQFFLIMDSITYKVRVKSIQHHVFKPRIMHMDFFQIQ; this is encoded by the coding sequence ATGATAACTATTAATGTGAATAAACGTAAAAAAGAAGGTAAAAGTTCTAGTCGTAGATTACGTTTAAATAATAAATTTCCGGCTGTAATATATTGTTATTCTAAATCTAATATTTGCATAGAATTGGATCATAATATTATCTCAAATATTATCTTTAAATTTGATATTTATAAAGAACAATTTTTTTTAATAATGGATAGTATCACATATAAAGTTCGGGTAAAATCGATACAACATCATGTTTTTAAACCTAGAATTATGCACATGGATTTTTTTCAAATACAGTAA
- a CDS encoding DedA family protein, which translates to MEDWFLYLITQSIFYSLPIITLVAFLESLALVGLFLPGMILMAALGTLIGNGTLNFYPAWIAGFIGCIFGDAISYYLGWKFKKYLNNLHLLKKNKTILKKITTTLNNYTAITILIGKFIGPTRPLIPMTCGMLNLSLKKFFSSTIFGCILWPPIYFLPGIITGLAINTTQIKENTNFKLLLFASISLIWLSLWLIWTMFKSKKNNTISKNNFFNIKLLVFLFKLSLILGLINIFILYLYPKIVIILKLL; encoded by the coding sequence ATGGAAGACTGGTTTTTATATTTAATAACACAATCTATTTTTTATTCATTACCTATAATAACATTAGTAGCATTTTTAGAATCTTTAGCTTTAGTAGGTTTATTTCTTCCCGGAATGATACTTATGGCAGCTTTAGGTACATTAATTGGTAATGGAACATTGAATTTTTATCCTGCTTGGATAGCAGGATTTATTGGTTGTATATTCGGAGATGCAATTTCATATTATCTTGGATGGAAATTTAAAAAATACCTAAACAATCTTCATTTATTAAAAAAAAATAAAACAATTTTGAAAAAAATAACAACTACTTTAAATAATTATACTGCTATTACAATATTAATAGGAAAATTTATCGGCCCTACTCGACCATTAATCCCTATGACATGCGGAATGCTAAACTTATCTCTAAAAAAATTCTTTTCTTCTACAATATTCGGATGTATATTATGGCCACCAATATACTTTCTTCCAGGAATTATTACTGGATTAGCCATCAATACCACACAAATAAAAGAAAATACAAATTTTAAACTCTTGCTCTTTGCTTCTATTTCATTAATTTGGTTAAGTTTATGGTTAATTTGGACAATGTTTAAATCAAAAAAAAATAACACAATTTCAAAAAATAACTTTTTTAATATAAAACTCTTAGTTTTCCTATTTAAATTAAGTTTAATATTAGGACTGATTAATATATTTATTTTATACTTATATCCAAAAATAGTTATCATACTTAAATTATTATAA